A region of Ignatzschineria larvae DSM 13226 DNA encodes the following proteins:
- the thiD gene encoding bifunctional hydroxymethylpyrimidine kinase/phosphomethylpyrimidine kinase, with protein sequence MKKILTIAGSDSSGGAGIQADLRTFAKHDLYGFCALTVIVTMDPNNKWAHGVYPIDIGTIDAQMATAIDGVGVDAIKLGMLPTPEIISHVATRLEALKGQFPVVVDPVMVCKGDKPLFPEHASAIKENLVQYATVTTPNLFEAAQLAGMEKIESYDDAVLAAEKIMTLGCKAVAITNVGSVMSPKTSADLYFDGEELLLIEGTHIETNHTHGLGCTFAAHVAANLCKGYSKRESVVLAKDAIKAGMKYHFPLNEYVGTLDFAESFKHLGD encoded by the coding sequence ATGAAAAAGATATTAACAATTGCTGGTTCAGATTCAAGTGGCGGAGCAGGTATCCAAGCGGATTTGCGAACTTTTGCAAAGCATGATTTGTATGGTTTTTGCGCGTTAACCGTTATTGTCACTATGGATCCTAATAATAAGTGGGCTCATGGAGTGTACCCTATTGATATCGGAACGATTGATGCGCAAATGGCAACAGCAATTGATGGCGTGGGTGTTGATGCCATTAAATTAGGAATGTTGCCAACCCCTGAAATTATTAGTCATGTTGCAACTCGGTTAGAAGCCCTAAAAGGTCAATTTCCTGTAGTTGTCGATCCTGTGATGGTTTGTAAAGGAGATAAACCCTTATTTCCTGAGCATGCTAGTGCAATTAAAGAGAATTTAGTCCAATACGCAACGGTGACGACACCTAATCTTTTTGAGGCGGCACAACTTGCTGGAATGGAAAAGATTGAAAGTTATGATGATGCGGTATTAGCAGCAGAAAAAATTATGACACTTGGTTGTAAAGCAGTAGCGATTACCAATGTGGGTAGTGTTATGTCTCCTAAGACTTCTGCAGACCTCTATTTTGATGGAGAAGAGCTACTTCTTATTGAGGGAACGCATATTGAAACCAATCATACTCATGGATTAGGTTGCACGTTTGCGGCACATGTGGCTGCGAATCTTTGCAAGGGCTATTCTAAACGTGAATCAGTAGTGTTGGCTAAAGATGCTATTAAAGCCGGAATGAAGTACCATTTTCCGCTTAATGAATATGTGGGAACACTCGATTTTGCAGAGAGCTTTAAACACTTAGGGGATTAA
- a CDS encoding Do family serine endopeptidase encodes MKFSNRYMKQVGLFLSAILLLIAQQAFAQLPNWSDLFEKNKASVVSITTEATETIQAWSPFQGFPFGGGNSPFGENDPFSFFFGNGGPQEQERIVRGAGSGFIIDDEGYIITNAHVVGDADKITVHLADRRELPAELVGMDQKTDIAVLKIEADQLPVVKIADVSKLKVGQWVMAVGSPFGLDYTATQGIISSLGRNLPKDTLTPFIQTDAAINPGNSGGPLFNTDGEVIGINSQIYTSTGSYAGVSFAIPIDLAMHIVEQLRTEGKVSRGWLGVQIQEVTSTLAETFDMETPKGALIASIVPDSPADKSDLKVGDIILKFNDQEVLSSSQLPVLVSRVKGGEEVDLEVLRNGDIETIKVKIEALDDDGLKTVAKKGSTKNGLGVAVEETKPDAKVKGVVITAVEDGIAKRAGLMPGDIITQIDGFDVTDLASFNKAIKATEKDKVLRILINRQGNPYFLAIRKDGDKK; translated from the coding sequence ATGAAATTTTCGAATCGTTATATGAAGCAAGTAGGACTCTTTCTTTCGGCCATTTTATTGCTCATTGCACAGCAAGCATTTGCACAATTGCCGAATTGGAGTGACCTATTTGAGAAGAATAAAGCTTCTGTTGTTAGTATCACAACAGAAGCAACAGAAACTATTCAAGCTTGGTCTCCATTTCAAGGATTTCCTTTTGGGGGCGGTAATTCACCCTTTGGGGAGAATGATCCTTTTAGTTTCTTCTTTGGGAACGGTGGGCCACAAGAGCAAGAGCGTATTGTGAGAGGTGCGGGATCTGGTTTCATAATTGATGATGAAGGCTACATTATTACTAATGCGCATGTTGTGGGTGATGCCGATAAAATCACGGTTCATTTAGCTGATCGCCGGGAGTTACCTGCAGAGTTAGTCGGGATGGATCAGAAAACGGATATTGCCGTTTTAAAAATTGAAGCGGATCAATTGCCGGTTGTAAAAATTGCTGATGTGTCTAAATTGAAAGTAGGGCAATGGGTAATGGCAGTCGGTTCCCCATTTGGTCTTGATTACACAGCAACTCAAGGTATTATCAGCTCTTTAGGTCGTAATTTACCGAAAGATACATTGACGCCATTTATTCAAACAGATGCAGCGATTAATCCCGGTAACTCGGGTGGTCCACTATTTAACACAGATGGTGAAGTAATTGGAATTAACTCTCAGATCTATACTAGTACCGGTAGTTATGCGGGGGTGAGTTTTGCGATTCCTATCGATTTAGCGATGCATATCGTCGAGCAATTACGAACAGAGGGTAAAGTATCACGTGGTTGGTTAGGTGTACAAATTCAAGAAGTCACTTCAACGCTTGCAGAAACGTTTGATATGGAAACACCTAAAGGTGCATTAATCGCCAGTATTGTACCGGATAGCCCTGCAGATAAATCAGATCTTAAAGTGGGCGATATTATCTTGAAGTTTAACGATCAAGAGGTGCTCTCATCAAGTCAATTACCGGTATTAGTCAGCCGAGTAAAAGGCGGTGAGGAAGTGGATTTAGAAGTACTTCGTAATGGTGATATCGAAACAATCAAAGTAAAAATTGAAGCTTTAGATGATGATGGTCTTAAAACGGTAGCGAAAAAAGGGTCTACTAAAAATGGGCTAGGCGTTGCAGTGGAAGAGACTAAGCCTGATGCGAAAGTGAAAGGTGTTGTAATCACTGCGGTTGAAGATGGTATTGCAAAGAGAGCAGGATTAATGCCAGGCGATATTATCACGCAAATTGATGGCTTTGATGTGACTGACCTTGCATCATTTAACAAAGCGATTAAAGCAACGGAAAAAGATAAGGTATTACGTATTTTGATTAACCGTCAAGGTAATCCTTATTTCTTAGCAATCCGTAAAGATGGTGATAAAAAATAG
- the hemW gene encoding radical SAM family heme chaperone HemW, which yields MIPLSLYIHFPWCIQKCPYCDFNSHKNNSTLYVPYMQTLIEDITEILPMVWGRRIHSIFIGGGTPSLMPPELLDRFFSQLRQLLNFDPNIEITMEANPGTVDSQYFKAYREIGINRLSIGIQSLNDIQLEKIGRIHSSGEALRAFEIARSVGFDNINCDLMFGLPGQDLSGALSDLRQIIALKPEHISHYQLTLEPNTYFHRYEPELPEEEIIENMQIEAHQLLREAGFQHYEVSAFAQPGRESQHNRNYWEFGDYLGIGAGAHGKITMQNDCSIYRTQLEKHPRTYIEKSAKERLLKTKIDPKDLPFEFFLNTLRLKSGVPTNYWSERTFLPLTEIAFFLRECRQLGYLENFSEMIKPTEKGHLFVNTMLESFIE from the coding sequence ATGATCCCTTTATCTCTTTATATCCATTTTCCCTGGTGTATTCAAAAATGTCCTTATTGTGATTTTAATTCTCATAAGAATAATAGTACGTTATATGTCCCTTATATGCAGACTTTGATTGAGGATATCACCGAGATTTTACCGATGGTATGGGGACGACGGATCCATTCCATTTTTATTGGAGGTGGCACACCAAGCTTGATGCCACCGGAATTATTAGATCGCTTCTTTAGTCAGCTTCGGCAGTTACTCAATTTTGATCCCAATATTGAAATTACAATGGAGGCGAATCCTGGCACGGTGGATAGTCAATATTTTAAAGCCTATCGAGAAATTGGTATCAATCGTCTTTCTATTGGTATTCAGAGTTTAAATGATATTCAGCTTGAGAAAATTGGTCGAATTCACTCGAGTGGAGAGGCACTTCGAGCTTTTGAGATTGCTCGATCGGTAGGGTTTGACAATATTAATTGTGATCTGATGTTCGGGCTTCCTGGGCAGGATTTATCAGGTGCATTATCAGATCTTAGACAAATTATTGCGCTCAAACCGGAGCATATTTCTCATTATCAATTGACTTTAGAGCCTAATACCTATTTCCATCGATATGAGCCTGAATTACCGGAAGAGGAGATTATTGAAAATATGCAGATCGAAGCGCATCAATTATTGCGAGAAGCGGGTTTTCAGCATTATGAAGTATCCGCTTTTGCTCAACCGGGAAGAGAGAGTCAGCACAATCGTAATTATTGGGAGTTTGGGGATTATTTAGGAATTGGTGCTGGCGCTCATGGGAAGATTACGATGCAAAACGATTGCTCGATTTATCGCACACAATTGGAAAAACACCCAAGAACCTATATTGAGAAATCGGCGAAGGAACGTTTATTAAAAACAAAAATAGATCCTAAAGACTTACCCTTTGAATTTTTTTTAAATACTTTACGTTTAAAGAGTGGCGTGCCGACCAACTATTGGAGCGAGAGAACTTTTTTACCGCTTACGGAGATTGCGTTTTTCTTGAGAGAATGTCGACAATTAGGGTATTTAGAGAATTTTAGTGAGATGATTAAACCTACAGAAAAGGGGCATCTTTTTGTGAATACTATGCTAGAAAGTTTCATTGAATAG
- the parE gene encoding DNA topoisomerase IV subunit B — protein MSQKGYTSSSIEVLSGLDPVRKRPGMYTDTSRPNHILQEVIDNSVDEALAGHATEITVTLYKDGMLGVKDNGRGMPIDIHPEHQVSGVELILATLHAGGKFNSDNYQYSGGLHGVGVSVVNALSKSLEVLVSRDSAIHRITFKDGYKASELEVIGKIGKNITGTEIRFLPDEKYFDTPKIAKKALCDLLKAKAILCAGLKITLIDETVREEDSITVWCYESGVEEYLYDALKEIDYLPKEIIFGEFKGDTEEVLWGLAWSEEGAPLMTESYVNLIPTMLGGTHVNGLKSGLTEALREFCEQRNLLPRGVRITAEDTFAHLNYLLSVKMQEPQFSGQTKERLSSRSIAGFINGAVKDYFLLWLNKHVEEGEAIAELVISTAQARLKSSKAVVRKRVSQGPKLPGKLADCVSTDVNETELFLVEGDSAGGSAKQARDRDTQAVMALRGKILNTWEVPTSEILASSEIHDISVAIGVDPNDEKLDELRYGKICILADADSDGLHIATLICALFLRHFPKLVQAGHVFVALPPLYRIDIGKEVFYALDEEEKEAILKKHENSRGQKSVTRFKGLGEMNPLQLRETTMSADTRRLVQLVAPNIEALEASAMSKENESLKHSAENDDLEYSILSEDEALDAEFAVNEAGRIENPLVVFDKLLARNQRQERKAWIESNHFSQEL, from the coding sequence ATGAGTCAAAAAGGTTATACCTCTAGTTCAATTGAAGTCCTTTCTGGGTTAGATCCTGTACGTAAACGACCTGGGATGTATACCGATACAAGTCGACCTAACCATATTCTACAAGAGGTGATTGATAACTCTGTGGATGAGGCGCTTGCCGGGCATGCTACCGAAATTACCGTAACCCTCTATAAAGATGGAATGTTAGGCGTTAAGGATAATGGGCGTGGAATGCCGATTGATATTCATCCAGAACATCAAGTGAGTGGTGTGGAACTTATTTTAGCGACGCTACATGCCGGTGGTAAATTTAATAGTGATAATTATCAATATTCCGGTGGCCTGCATGGTGTTGGGGTTTCTGTAGTAAATGCGCTCTCTAAAAGTTTAGAAGTGCTAGTTAGTCGAGATAGCGCAATTCATCGCATTACCTTTAAAGATGGTTATAAGGCGAGTGAATTAGAAGTGATTGGTAAAATCGGAAAAAATATTACAGGTACTGAAATCCGTTTTTTACCTGATGAAAAATATTTCGATACGCCTAAAATTGCTAAGAAAGCGCTGTGTGATCTACTTAAAGCGAAAGCCATTCTCTGTGCAGGGCTAAAAATTACTTTAATTGATGAAACGGTACGAGAAGAGGATTCAATCACCGTTTGGTGTTATGAGTCAGGGGTAGAGGAATACCTCTATGATGCATTAAAAGAGATCGACTATCTGCCTAAAGAGATTATCTTCGGGGAATTTAAAGGCGATACTGAAGAGGTATTATGGGGGCTTGCTTGGAGTGAAGAGGGCGCACCTCTTATGACCGAAAGTTACGTCAACTTGATTCCCACGATGTTAGGAGGAACTCATGTTAATGGCCTTAAGTCTGGATTAACTGAAGCATTACGAGAATTTTGTGAACAACGTAATTTGTTGCCTAGAGGTGTTCGGATTACCGCAGAAGATACTTTTGCACATCTGAATTACCTCTTGTCCGTAAAAATGCAAGAACCCCAATTTTCAGGACAAACAAAAGAGCGTTTAAGCTCTCGAAGTATAGCCGGCTTTATTAATGGTGCAGTGAAGGATTATTTCTTGCTCTGGCTCAATAAGCATGTAGAAGAAGGGGAAGCGATTGCAGAGTTGGTGATCTCGACGGCGCAAGCGCGACTTAAAAGTTCTAAAGCAGTTGTGCGTAAACGTGTATCTCAAGGGCCGAAATTGCCGGGGAAATTAGCAGATTGTGTGAGTACAGATGTGAATGAAACCGAGCTTTTCTTAGTGGAAGGGGATTCAGCAGGGGGGTCAGCAAAACAAGCACGAGATAGAGATACGCAAGCCGTTATGGCACTTAGAGGGAAAATTCTAAATACTTGGGAGGTGCCGACAAGTGAAATTCTTGCGTCTAGTGAAATTCATGATATCTCTGTAGCGATAGGGGTTGACCCTAATGATGAAAAATTAGATGAACTGCGTTATGGCAAGATCTGTATTTTAGCGGATGCTGATTCAGATGGTCTTCATATTGCGACCCTCATCTGTGCCCTATTTCTACGTCATTTCCCTAAGTTAGTACAAGCAGGTCATGTATTTGTGGCATTGCCACCCCTGTATCGAATTGATATTGGCAAAGAAGTTTTTTACGCACTTGATGAGGAAGAGAAAGAGGCTATTCTGAAGAAACACGAGAATAGTCGTGGTCAGAAGTCTGTGACGCGTTTTAAAGGTCTTGGGGAAATGAATCCGTTACAATTACGTGAAACGACAATGAGTGCCGATACTCGTCGATTAGTACAGTTAGTGGCTCCCAATATTGAAGCGTTAGAAGCTTCGGCTATGTCTAAAGAGAATGAATCGTTAAAGCACTCTGCTGAGAATGATGATTTAGAATATTCTATTCTTTCAGAAGATGAGGCTTTAGATGCTGAGTTTGCGGTTAATGAAGCGGGGCGCATCGAGAATCCATTAGTCGTTTTTGATAAATTATTAGCGCGTAATCAGCGCCAGGAGAGAAAGGCTTGGATTGAGAGTAATCACTTTTCTCAAGAACTATAG
- the rdgC gene encoding recombination-associated protein RdgC yields MRPFKNILIYKFDEPIEFSALELEEWLSAYPLRECGRDELETYGWLPAFSQGANYVEEINGAYFIRLGMEIKKLPRRAIQTAVVKRAKEQNLDFSDKALFKELEEVITNEFIGQVYPEQSSMMAYIDKEKNWLVVDAVSEKRASLVTAVLRKSIGSLPVTSYAPQVEMPMIMTHWVHSGLPSSHFEFLEEIEMKELNKDEGGVARYRGIPMDAKEIALNIAEGWSVTKLGLVYQSLVTFSLGEDFIIKRLRYLDQFQEQLELSDDQNAVAQSNGYLLVDTVRSLVVDLYNLCYDR; encoded by the coding sequence ATGAGACCCTTTAAAAATATTTTAATCTATAAATTTGATGAACCTATCGAGTTCTCTGCATTAGAGCTAGAAGAGTGGCTGAGTGCTTATCCTTTGCGTGAGTGTGGCCGTGATGAGCTTGAAACTTATGGTTGGCTGCCTGCATTTTCGCAAGGTGCGAATTATGTGGAAGAGATCAATGGGGCTTACTTTATTCGACTTGGTATGGAAATTAAAAAACTGCCGAGAAGAGCAATACAGACCGCTGTTGTTAAGCGGGCGAAAGAACAGAATCTTGATTTTTCAGATAAAGCATTATTTAAAGAGCTTGAAGAGGTTATTACTAATGAGTTTATTGGGCAAGTCTATCCTGAACAAAGTTCAATGATGGCCTATATTGATAAAGAGAAAAATTGGCTAGTAGTAGATGCTGTGAGTGAAAAGCGTGCCTCATTAGTGACGGCGGTGCTTCGTAAAAGTATTGGATCCTTGCCTGTCACAAGCTATGCACCACAAGTAGAGATGCCGATGATTATGACACATTGGGTTCATTCAGGGCTACCTTCCTCACATTTTGAGTTTTTAGAAGAGATCGAAATGAAAGAGCTCAATAAAGATGAGGGAGGGGTAGCTCGTTATCGGGGGATTCCGATGGATGCTAAAGAGATTGCGCTGAATATTGCTGAAGGCTGGAGCGTCACCAAATTAGGTTTAGTTTATCAATCCTTAGTGACGTTCTCTTTGGGGGAAGATTTTATTATTAAAAGATTGCGCTATTTAGATCAGTTTCAAGAGCAACTTGAGTTAAGCGATGATCAAAATGCAGTCGCCCAATCGAATGGGTATCTATTAGTCGATACTGTGAGATCGCTTGTCGTAGATCTCTACAATCTCTGTTATGATCGATAA
- the rlmD gene encoding 23S rRNA (uracil(1939)-C(5))-methyltransferase RlmD produces MSRNPRRGRRNRVPTEPITVTIHDLAHDGRGVAKVAEKVVFVDGALPQEEVIATYTKVKKEYDEAQATEVLVASKDRVEPFCDVYGICGGCRLQHLDADRQIDFKAEQLRSNLSRQAGLTEYQQLPNLRGESQHYRYKARLGVKHVPAKERVLVGFRERLTPYIVDMHRCPILEEKIDALIDPLSEMIGQLSIASKLPQIEVAVGDEAHALSFRVLEAPTEEDLAIFKVFEAEHDLIIYLQPGNESTTIALTEKGASDQALYYRLLDNLTLYFKPYHFTQVNPAMNNKMVKQALSLLDLQGDEQVLDLFCGLGNFTLALATQAQNVIGVEGDKSLTDWAGRNAEFNQISNVEFHCADLTQDQKDAPWMNRHYDAILIDPPRSGALEMMPYLGTLLPKKILYVSCHPATLARDLAVLTKEYPYELVSAGVMDMFPHTAHVESMALLHLKD; encoded by the coding sequence GTGAGTAGAAATCCTAGAAGAGGGCGCCGTAATCGCGTTCCAACTGAACCTATTACAGTTACCATTCATGATTTAGCACATGATGGTCGAGGTGTTGCCAAAGTAGCAGAAAAAGTGGTTTTTGTAGATGGTGCATTACCTCAAGAAGAGGTCATTGCTACCTACACTAAAGTTAAAAAAGAGTATGATGAAGCACAAGCTACAGAAGTATTAGTGGCCTCAAAAGATCGAGTAGAACCATTCTGTGACGTTTATGGTATTTGTGGTGGTTGTCGATTACAGCACTTAGATGCAGATCGTCAGATTGATTTTAAAGCTGAGCAATTAAGAAGTAATCTCTCTCGTCAAGCAGGACTGACAGAATACCAACAGTTACCTAATCTCCGAGGTGAATCACAACATTATCGTTATAAAGCGCGATTAGGCGTGAAACATGTGCCGGCAAAAGAGCGGGTTCTAGTCGGATTTAGAGAGCGCTTAACGCCGTATATTGTGGATATGCATCGTTGTCCTATCTTAGAAGAGAAGATTGATGCCTTAATTGATCCGCTTTCAGAGATGATCGGTCAATTATCGATTGCATCTAAATTACCGCAAATTGAAGTGGCGGTAGGTGATGAAGCGCATGCGTTAAGTTTTCGGGTATTAGAGGCTCCTACTGAAGAAGATTTAGCGATCTTCAAAGTCTTTGAAGCAGAGCACGATTTGATTATCTATTTGCAACCTGGTAATGAGTCGACGACAATTGCATTAACGGAAAAAGGGGCTTCTGATCAAGCACTCTATTATCGATTATTAGATAATTTAACGCTCTACTTTAAACCTTATCATTTTACGCAGGTCAATCCTGCAATGAATAATAAAATGGTTAAGCAAGCATTATCATTGTTGGATCTACAAGGGGATGAGCAAGTATTAGATCTCTTTTGTGGTCTTGGGAACTTTACTTTAGCACTTGCGACTCAAGCGCAAAATGTGATTGGGGTTGAAGGGGATAAAAGCCTAACGGATTGGGCTGGTCGTAATGCTGAGTTTAATCAAATTTCAAATGTGGAATTTCATTGTGCTGATTTAACGCAAGACCAAAAAGATGCACCTTGGATGAATCGGCATTATGATGCGATTTTGATTGACCCACCAAGATCAGGTGCATTGGAAATGATGCCTTATTTGGGAACCTTATTGCCGAAGAAGATTCTCTATGTTTCCTGTCACCCTGCGACATTAGCGCGGGATTTAGCAGTGTTGACGAAAGAGTACCCTTATGAGTTAGTATCAGCCGGTGTGATGGATATGTTTCCGCATACAGCTCATGTTGAATCGATGGCGCTATTACATTTGAAGGATTAA
- a CDS encoding YkgJ family cysteine cluster protein: MQSQNTLFFPCTACGACCKYLHLAEELQEFDRGDGTCIHLLEPSNRCAIYETRPDICNIQKQYQLHYKETPWTEFVQENLQVCEALQLDQKAKARFADSDTEIRRSSINNNDYNDIKGE, translated from the coding sequence ATGCAATCTCAAAACACTCTCTTCTTCCCTTGTACTGCATGCGGTGCGTGTTGTAAATATCTCCATCTAGCAGAAGAACTTCAAGAATTTGATCGAGGAGATGGTACCTGCATTCATCTTTTAGAGCCTAGTAATCGCTGTGCAATTTACGAAACTCGTCCTGATATTTGTAATATTCAAAAGCAATATCAACTCCATTATAAAGAAACGCCTTGGACTGAATTTGTTCAAGAAAATCTACAAGTATGCGAAGCTTTACAACTAGATCAAAAAGCAAAAGCAAGATTTGCAGACAGTGATACCGAAATTAGAAGATCAAGTATTAATAACAATGATTACAATGATATTAAAGGTGAATAG
- the grxB gene encoding glutaredoxin 2, with protein MKLYVFDHCPFCVRAMTAAGLKQNYEIPLSYILEDDAETPIKMIGKQMVPILEYEPGKFMPESLDIVHYIDQLDNTPFLTGQQNPFIEQWVNQHFGTVGTFMMPLYAQMDLPEIATDSARKAYIERHEKSHGSFAALLAESDQTAQKIEAGLTQLEQEIDIQHLENQQYSLDDILLFPILRALTGAKKVTLPTKVAQYTQLLSEQSGIALFTEQAQ; from the coding sequence ATGAAACTATATGTATTTGATCATTGCCCATTCTGCGTTCGAGCGATGACTGCAGCGGGATTAAAGCAAAATTATGAGATTCCATTAAGTTATATATTAGAAGATGATGCCGAAACTCCGATAAAAATGATCGGAAAACAGATGGTACCGATTTTAGAATATGAACCTGGGAAATTTATGCCTGAAAGTTTAGATATTGTGCATTATATAGATCAACTTGATAATACACCATTCTTAACAGGTCAACAGAACCCATTTATCGAACAGTGGGTTAATCAGCATTTCGGTACAGTAGGGACATTTATGATGCCACTTTATGCACAAATGGATTTACCAGAAATTGCGACCGATTCCGCTCGTAAGGCCTATATTGAGCGCCATGAAAAAAGTCACGGTAGCTTTGCAGCATTGTTAGCAGAGTCAGATCAAACAGCTCAAAAAATTGAAGCTGGACTTACCCAATTAGAGCAAGAGATCGATATTCAGCACTTAGAGAATCAACAATATTCTCTCGATGATATCCTTCTTTTCCCTATTCTTCGAGCGTTAACCGGCGCAAAAAAAGTCACTTTACCAACAAAAGTTGCTCAATACACCCAACTACTTTCAGAGCAAAGTGGTATTGCGCTTTTCACAGAACAGGCGCAATAA
- a CDS encoding DUF808 domain-containing protein, whose amino-acid sequence MAGASLLTLLDDIATVLDDVAVMTKLSAKRTAGVLTDDLAVNAEQVSGVSASREIPVVASVAKGSFINKLIIIPAILIIEHFAPWLMIALLLAGGAFLCYEGAHKVAHIFSKEKAPSMTSAIENRTYTEVEIRQLEKSKIRGAIRTDFILSAEIMVIALNVVAESTLLTQVLTLLALAVIITVGVYGLVAGIVKLDDLGFYLMKKSPSPKSLFNLLGRGLVNTAPYLMKALGFIGTIAMFLVGGGIVIGEIPQLIALQTSLAISIPVAFLQSLFSTLFSFIIGFIVGLIVLAVVTFISKMRQSPKAAH is encoded by the coding sequence ATGGCTGGTGCTAGCCTTCTTACCCTTTTAGATGATATTGCAACAGTTCTCGATGATGTTGCCGTGATGACTAAATTATCTGCTAAACGAACAGCCGGCGTCTTAACTGATGATCTTGCTGTCAATGCTGAACAAGTTTCAGGCGTCTCGGCATCAAGGGAAATCCCTGTAGTGGCTAGTGTTGCTAAAGGCTCTTTTATTAATAAGCTTATTATTATTCCCGCAATATTAATCATTGAGCATTTTGCACCATGGCTGATGATCGCCCTACTTCTCGCAGGAGGTGCATTTCTTTGCTATGAGGGAGCTCATAAAGTAGCCCACATCTTTTCAAAAGAGAAAGCCCCATCAATGACTTCGGCAATTGAAAACCGTACTTATACAGAAGTAGAGATTCGCCAATTAGAGAAGAGTAAAATTCGAGGCGCAATTCGTACCGACTTTATTCTCTCTGCTGAAATTATGGTCATCGCCCTTAACGTCGTTGCAGAATCAACACTATTGACTCAAGTGCTTACATTGTTAGCCCTTGCGGTCATTATCACTGTAGGTGTCTATGGACTCGTAGCAGGCATTGTCAAATTAGATGATTTAGGCTTCTATCTCATGAAAAAATCCCCTTCACCAAAATCTCTATTCAATCTTCTTGGCCGGGGATTGGTCAATACAGCGCCTTACTTAATGAAAGCGCTTGGTTTTATCGGAACAATCGCGATGTTCTTAGTCGGGGGTGGTATTGTAATTGGTGAAATCCCCCAATTAATCGCTCTACAAACATCTCTAGCAATCTCTATTCCTGTGGCTTTCCTACAATCACTCTTCTCGACTCTTTTTAGTTTCATTATTGGTTTTATTGTGGGATTGATTGTCTTGGCAGTAGTTACATTCATTAGCAAAATGCGTCAATCTCCAAAAGCAGCGCACTAA